GGATCCCGGTGCCGGATGTCGAGAAGGCGATCAATATAAGCGGCATCAAGGATATCGTCATCGATTCCTATACGGACTCGAACCGCGTCAGGGATCTGCGGATCATCACGGAATCCGGCGAGCACACCATGCTCGGCAAGGAGTTCCGGAGGAGCCTCGGCTGGGACAGGCTGCCGAGCACGATGGTGACCAGCCTCCTCAGGAGCGGCAACCAATTCATCTTCGAGGGCAAGGGGTACGGGCACGGCGTGGGGATGTGCCAGTGGTCCGCCCTCGAAATGGCGCAGGCCGGCAAGGATTACGAGGAGATCCTCTGCGCGTTCTATCCCGGCACCTCCCTCGAAGTCTTCGAAAAGTAGCCCTGCAAGAAAGCAGTCGATGAAGACCGCCGATTTCGATTTCGTCCTGCCGAAGGAGCTCATCGCCCTCACCCCCGAGGAAAAGAGAGACCACTCCCGGCTGCTCGTGCTCCATAGGAACGGAGGCCGCGGTGCAGTGACCGAGCATAAGCGCTTTTTCGACATCATCAACTATCTCGGAAAGGGCGATATGCTCTTGCTCAATGACACCAAGGTCTTTCCCGCCCGCCTCATCGGCCGGAAGCCTTCGGGCGGCAGCGTCGATATGCTGCTGGTCAGGGAGACCCCGGAGAAAGGCGCCTGGGAGGTCCTCTGCAGGGGGGGGTACGAGGGCAGCGTAACGGTCTTCGACGGCGTGCGCGCGGAGCTGCGGTCTGAACGCGAAGGGCCTGACCGGGAGCAGCCTCCCCGCCGGTTGCTGAGGTTTTCCGGGTACGATCCGATGACCTTCATGGACCTGCTCTGGCGTTACGGCCATATGCCGCTGCCTCCCTATATACGGAGGGCTCCTGACGAGGAGGACAAGCGGCGGTACCAGACGGTCTACGCCGAGAGGGAGGGCTCGATAGCAGCGCCCACGGCAGGCCTCCACTTTACCGGGGAGCTGCTCGCGCGGCTTCGCGCCAGAGGGGTCATGGTGAGGGCCGTGACGCTCCATGTGGGACCGGGCACGTTCAAGCCGGTCAAGGCCGAGCTGCTGCAGGACCACTCCATGGACCCGGAATATTTCGAGATCGATCTCTCTCTCGTCTCCGAGATCGAGCGTGTCAAGAGCAGCGGCGGCCGGCTCGTGACGGTCGGGACAACGGCGACGAGGGCGATCGAGGGCCTCATGAGCGGCTGCTATGAAAGCAGGGACGGCAGCCATGCATCGCCTCGCGGCACGATGTGCGGCGTTACCGATATCTTCATTTACCCCGGATACACCTTCAGGGCGGTCGATGCCCTCGTCACCAATTTCCACCTGCCCCGCTCGACGCCGCTGATGCTCGTTTCGGCGTTTTCGAGCTTTGAAAACATTAAGAAAGCCTACGGGGAAGCCGTTGCCGGGGGTTATAGATTTTTCTCGTACGGTGATGCTATGCTAATTTTATGAGGGATAAAGGAACCGAACCATCCTCTATTCTCCTCCTGACCCGGAATACCGTAATAGTAGGGGCCCTGGCCTTGGCGATTATAAGCTTCGGACTGGGCTTTTTCTTCGGCTACAGGGGCGGTGAGGTCCCGGAAACGGGACAGCAGGCAGCGGAGGAGCGGCCTGCATCGCCAGCATCGCCAGCATCGAAGGTGAGCGTTCCCGACGGTGAGCGGAGAGTCATCGATGACTCTCCTGCGCCATCCGCGCCGGCAGCATCGGCCGGCCCGGCTTCGCCGGCTCCACTGGCCGCAGCCGCGCCAAAAGCAGCGGTCGTGCCCGGCCCCGGACCGTCAACGGGCCTCGCCTTTTCCGCCCAGGTAGAGCAGGATGCGCCCTCAGCCAGGGCTGCTGCGGCTGCGCCGCCGGGCAGGGAGGCGGGCGATGCGGCGGGCGCGGGCAGGTCGCAGGAAAAGCTTCCCGGGGTCATTCAGCCCAAAGTCGTCGTGGCCCCGCCGATTGTCGCTGCAAAGCCGGGAGCCGAGGCGCAGACGCCTGCAAGACCGCAGGATGCGGATAACCCGCAGAA
The Nitrospirota bacterium genome window above contains:
- a CDS encoding SPOR domain-containing protein, which produces MAIISFGLGFFFGYRGGEVPETGQQAAEERPASPASPASKVSVPDGERRVIDDSPAPSAPAASAGPASPAPLAAAAPKAAVVPGPGPSTGLAFSAQVEQDAPSARAAAAAPPGREAGDAAGAGRSQEKLPGVIQPKVVVAPPIVAAKPGAEAQTPARPQDADNPQKAQKTRKVQKAAAPKKQYTIQVGAFPNRTGAEQLQQRLKESGYKAYIVDADKGSDYYKVRVGAFKGKKEAERVAAMLRKKTAMQNFITTVKQGR
- the queA gene encoding tRNA preQ1(34) S-adenosylmethionine ribosyltransferase-isomerase QueA — encoded protein: MKTADFDFVLPKELIALTPEEKRDHSRLLVLHRNGGRGAVTEHKRFFDIINYLGKGDMLLLNDTKVFPARLIGRKPSGGSVDMLLVRETPEKGAWEVLCRGGYEGSVTVFDGVRAELRSEREGPDREQPPRRLLRFSGYDPMTFMDLLWRYGHMPLPPYIRRAPDEEDKRRYQTVYAEREGSIAAPTAGLHFTGELLARLRARGVMVRAVTLHVGPGTFKPVKAELLQDHSMDPEYFEIDLSLVSEIERVKSSGGRLVTVGTTATRAIEGLMSGCYESRDGSHASPRGTMCGVTDIFIYPGYTFRAVDALVTNFHLPRSTPLMLVSAFSSFENIKKAYGEAVAGGYRFFSYGDAMLIL